Proteins encoded within one genomic window of Bacillus thuringiensis:
- the pssA gene encoding CDP-diacylglycerol--serine O-phosphatidyltransferase, producing MSKNLNEVMSRKEEKRVMSYIPNMMTIANFICGILAIYSVFFQDMYGAVMFIITGMVFDLFDGMVARKLDAVSEIGGELDSFADLVTFGVAPSILAYSVALKDLQSIGMICALAYSICGMLRLARFNTQQSKLPTFIGMPIPFAAMCLLILCFLNNPFSVAFGTCILAYLMVSKIKFPHFKKDISESLKSERWN from the coding sequence ATGAGTAAGAACTTGAATGAGGTAATGAGTAGAAAGGAGGAGAAGCGTGTGATGAGTTACATACCAAATATGATGACGATAGCGAATTTTATTTGTGGGATATTGGCCATTTATTCTGTTTTCTTTCAAGATATGTATGGTGCAGTCATGTTCATTATTACAGGTATGGTATTTGATTTGTTTGATGGTATGGTGGCTCGGAAACTGGATGCTGTTTCGGAAATTGGCGGAGAGTTAGACTCATTTGCGGATTTAGTTACCTTTGGCGTGGCACCGTCTATTCTCGCCTATAGTGTCGCGTTAAAAGATTTGCAGTCTATTGGGATGATATGTGCGCTTGCTTACAGTATTTGCGGAATGCTTCGGCTTGCGAGATTTAACACGCAGCAAAGCAAACTTCCGACATTTATCGGAATGCCCATCCCATTCGCGGCAATGTGTCTCCTCATTTTATGCTTTTTGAATAATCCATTTTCCGTGGCGTTTGGTACATGTATACTTGCTTATTTAATGGTGAGTAAAATCAAATTCCCTCATTTTAAAAAAGATATATCGGAAAGCTTGAAGTCCGAAAGATGGAATTAA
- a CDS encoding ATP synthase subunit I produces MIRMALRSFNIQMYCLLGVMLLGWLMTPFSAQFIGISIGLLVSMYCAWILGRRIEKFGDSIVKKEKAPMLGMMNRFAAAILGAIIMYKIEHHEFMWTFAAGIMGGYFLVIINLGYYSMRDEKK; encoded by the coding sequence ATGATTCGTATGGCATTAAGATCATTTAACATACAAATGTATTGTTTGCTAGGCGTGATGTTATTGGGATGGCTTATGACACCTTTTTCAGCACAGTTTATAGGGATAAGCATTGGCCTTTTGGTGAGTATGTACTGCGCCTGGATTTTAGGAAGACGTATTGAAAAGTTCGGAGACAGCATTGTAAAAAAAGAAAAAGCACCGATGCTAGGAATGATGAATCGGTTCGCAGCCGCAATACTCGGTGCGATTATTATGTATAAAATTGAACACCATGAGTTCATGTGGACATTTGCCGCTGGAATTATGGGTGGGTATTTCTTGGTTATTATTAATTTAGGGTATTACAGTATGAGGGATGAGAAGAAATAG
- a CDS encoding phosphotransferase family protein → MDMLQQVIDKFKLNVLAVKNVPESFSSTVYKIQLIDHRTVYIKIPYSKVKLEREYTVLKRLHNELPVPEILDYWEGNEDVTGALLLSEIKGVPITEKVDTALAYDIGVHHAMLHAIIPNEQDFKSSVSNVYEKWSEFIKRQFYSFAEDVKEVIDPCLYEQSLKHFDRQVKLLPAPDGPSFIHMDFRPGNILVHENQVVGIIDFESARIGATEIDFTKINSDILMKSPGTWDAYQKGYESIRPLIDLQEVLPFYRFTDAFNAIGWCKRRGIEEHQAFLQESVAYLNVLFMKEA, encoded by the coding sequence ATGGATATGTTGCAACAAGTAATAGATAAATTTAAGTTGAATGTGTTAGCAGTTAAGAACGTCCCTGAGTCTTTTAGTTCGACTGTATATAAAATCCAGCTAATTGATCATCGTACAGTATATATAAAAATTCCTTATTCGAAAGTAAAGCTTGAACGTGAGTATACTGTACTTAAACGATTACACAATGAGCTGCCTGTACCAGAAATCTTAGACTATTGGGAAGGTAATGAAGATGTCACTGGTGCTTTATTATTATCCGAAATCAAAGGTGTTCCGATTACAGAGAAGGTGGATACGGCTTTAGCTTATGATATCGGAGTACACCATGCAATGCTGCATGCAATCATTCCAAATGAGCAGGATTTCAAAAGCTCTGTTTCCAATGTATATGAGAAATGGTCTGAGTTTATTAAGCGACAATTTTATTCCTTTGCAGAAGATGTAAAAGAAGTGATTGATCCTTGTTTATACGAACAATCATTGAAGCATTTTGACCGTCAAGTGAAATTACTTCCAGCTCCAGATGGACCTAGTTTTATACATATGGATTTTCGACCAGGTAATATTTTAGTTCATGAAAATCAAGTAGTCGGCATCATTGATTTTGAAAGTGCCCGAATTGGTGCAACCGAAATAGACTTCACAAAAATTAATAGTGACATTCTCATGAAATCTCCTGGAACATGGGATGCGTATCAAAAAGGCTATGAGTCCATTCGTCCGCTTATTGATTTACAAGAAGTTTTACCGTTTTATCGCTTTACCGATGCGTTTAATGCAATCGGTTGGTGTAAAAGAAGAGGTATTGAAGAGCATCAAGCTTTTTTACAGGAGAGTGTAGCATATTTAAACGTTTTGTTTATGAAGGAAGCATAG
- a CDS encoding DUF2306 domain-containing protein, producing MNRKIWYVFTFFALLVSGYIVVQYVIMDGFQTGLVKAKLMFGSKLSEFWYSMLFIHITTSIVALVIGPFTLSTKFRERNINRHRIAGRIYMVGILLGGVSGLYLSFYATGGLVAKLGFGLLSVFWLTSAYQALHRVKNKKIKEHRNWMIRNYSLTFGAVTLRIWLPLFIVLFGRERFELSYAIIAWLAWVPNLIVAELFIRQRLNKGKYEGNEDLHF from the coding sequence TTGAACAGGAAAATTTGGTATGTATTTACTTTTTTTGCTCTTTTAGTATCTGGTTATATTGTTGTCCAATATGTTATTATGGATGGATTTCAAACAGGGCTTGTAAAAGCGAAGCTTATGTTTGGATCTAAATTAAGTGAGTTCTGGTATAGCATGTTATTTATACATATTACAACTAGTATAGTAGCATTAGTAATTGGTCCTTTTACATTATCCACTAAATTTAGAGAAAGGAATATCAACCGTCATCGAATAGCTGGGAGAATCTATATGGTTGGTATATTATTAGGAGGTGTTTCTGGACTATACCTATCCTTTTATGCAACGGGAGGGTTGGTAGCGAAGCTAGGTTTCGGTTTGTTATCTGTATTCTGGCTAACATCAGCATATCAAGCGTTACATAGAGTTAAGAATAAAAAAATTAAAGAGCATCGGAACTGGATGATTAGAAATTATTCTTTAACCTTTGGAGCAGTTACATTAAGAATTTGGCTACCGTTGTTTATCGTTCTATTTGGAAGAGAGCGGTTTGAACTTAGTTACGCTATTATTGCTTGGTTAGCGTGGGTACCCAATTTAATTGTTGCAGAATTATTCATAAGACAAAGACTTAATAAAGGAAAATACGAGGGAAATGAGGATTTACATTTTTGA
- a CDS encoding VanZ family protein, protein MHTGVLISYLYTYFFTIIFCILFQIGFYFKAKNNISIRHFLWVYVFLFYLSLVYKVTQIATVWDISRYETWIRVNQINLTLFDTAGSTTYLLNIVLFMPFGFLLPTIWPQFRKMKNTVCAGFFFSLAIELNQLLNNRITDIDDLFTNTLGAIIGYLLYKAFKMICKREEKKPNTNSSLVIKYEAIFCLVCSFVGAMLIYYPALFGRPVILQ, encoded by the coding sequence ATGCATACAGGAGTTTTGATTAGTTATTTGTATACGTATTTTTTTACTATAATTTTTTGTATTTTGTTTCAAATTGGATTTTATTTTAAAGCGAAAAACAATATATCTATTCGGCATTTTCTATGGGTATATGTTTTTCTATTCTACCTTTCGTTAGTGTATAAGGTGACGCAGATTGCGACTGTATGGGATATAAGTAGATATGAAACGTGGATTCGTGTAAATCAAATCAACTTGACTCTATTTGATACGGCAGGTAGTACTACGTATCTTTTGAACATTGTATTGTTTATGCCGTTCGGTTTCTTACTACCGACTATTTGGCCTCAGTTTAGAAAAATGAAAAATACCGTATGTGCAGGATTCTTTTTTTCGCTGGCAATTGAGTTAAATCAATTACTTAATAATAGAATTACAGATATTGATGATTTATTTACGAACACCCTCGGGGCAATTATTGGGTATTTATTATATAAAGCTTTTAAAATGATATGTAAAAGAGAGGAAAAAAAGCCTAATACGAACTCTTCTCTAGTCATAAAATACGAGGCTATTTTTTGTTTAGTGTGTTCATTTGTAGGTGCGATGTTAATTTATTATCCAGCTTTATTTGGAAGACCTGTCATCCTTCAGTGA
- the dhaQ gene encoding DhaKLM operon coactivator DhaQ, whose product MKKIMNDVQNIVQDMMHGFYFEHNDKVNYDETNNIIYVKDIEKLKQDVAIISGGGSGHEPADIGYVGKGMLTAAVNGNIFTPPTVEQIVAATRLMPKDKSILFIIKNFKDDVENFLAAEQIAKGEGRQIDHIIVNDDVSIEDDASFNKRRRGVAGTVFVQKILGAAALEGHSLEELTTLGRSITENLHTLGVALSPANDPVKGKASFALNEDEVFYGVGIHGEKGYRKEALSSSEILAIELMNKLKSIYRWRKGDNFAILINGLGATPLMEQYIFANDIRRLCELEGLQVTFVKVGTLLTSLDMKGVSLSLLKVEDLDWVKWLKADAGVGNW is encoded by the coding sequence ATGAAAAAGATTATGAATGATGTACAAAATATCGTTCAAGATATGATGCATGGCTTTTATTTTGAACATAACGACAAAGTAAATTACGATGAAACAAATAACATCATTTATGTAAAAGATATCGAAAAACTGAAGCAAGACGTCGCTATTATAAGCGGCGGTGGTAGCGGACATGAACCTGCTGATATTGGCTATGTAGGAAAAGGAATGCTTACGGCGGCCGTAAATGGCAATATTTTCACTCCGCCTACAGTGGAACAAATCGTCGCAGCAACTCGCCTCATGCCAAAAGACAAAAGTATTTTATTCATCATCAAAAACTTTAAAGATGACGTAGAGAACTTTCTAGCGGCTGAGCAGATTGCTAAAGGAGAAGGAAGACAAATTGACCATATCATCGTAAATGACGATGTTTCAATTGAAGATGATGCTTCTTTTAATAAAAGAAGACGCGGCGTCGCTGGTACTGTTTTCGTTCAAAAAATACTTGGTGCTGCTGCTCTTGAAGGGCATTCTTTAGAAGAACTAACAACACTTGGCCGTTCTATCACCGAAAACTTACACACATTAGGAGTCGCCCTTTCACCTGCAAACGATCCAGTGAAAGGAAAAGCTTCATTCGCATTAAACGAAGATGAAGTCTTTTACGGCGTTGGTATCCACGGTGAAAAAGGTTACCGTAAAGAAGCACTATCCTCTTCTGAAATATTAGCAATCGAACTAATGAACAAACTAAAAAGCATTTACCGCTGGAGAAAAGGTGACAACTTCGCCATCCTCATTAATGGACTCGGTGCAACACCATTAATGGAACAATACATTTTCGCAAACGACATTCGCCGTTTGTGTGAGCTGGAAGGATTACAGGTTACATTCGTAAAGGTCGGTACACTGTTAACTTCTTTAGATATGAAAGGTGTTTCACTCAGTTTGCTTAAGGTAGAGGATTTGGATTGGGTGAAGTGGTTGAAGGCGGATGCTGGAGTGGGTAATTGGTAA
- the dhaS gene encoding dihydroxyacetone kinase transcriptional activator DhaS encodes MTSSIISKKIIANSLKYLMETESFHKISVSDIMLHCQMRRQTFYYHFKDKFELLSWIYREETKENIIDFLDYETWENIFDLLFDYFYENQKFYRNAFKVIEQNSFNHYLFEHTKNLYMKIIDELSLSCGFSLSDETKNTIASFYSHGFVGTIKDWIESKCEVDPSIMSSLMKNMINNQLLLLLEQSAK; translated from the coding sequence ATGACCTCTTCTATAATTTCTAAAAAGATAATCGCGAATTCATTGAAATATTTAATGGAAACAGAATCATTTCATAAAATATCAGTGAGCGATATTATGTTACACTGTCAAATGCGTAGGCAAACTTTTTATTATCATTTTAAAGATAAATTTGAACTATTAAGCTGGATTTATAGAGAAGAAACGAAAGAAAACATTATCGACTTTCTCGACTATGAAACGTGGGAAAACATTTTCGATTTATTATTTGATTACTTTTATGAAAATCAAAAATTTTATCGAAATGCTTTTAAAGTCATTGAACAAAACTCGTTTAATCACTATTTATTTGAGCATACGAAAAACTTATATATGAAGATTATTGATGAATTATCTTTGAGCTGTGGATTCAGCCTTTCTGATGAGACAAAAAATACGATTGCCTCTTTTTATAGTCACGGCTTCGTTGGAACGATAAAAGATTGGATTGAAAGCAAGTGTGAAGTAGATCCTTCCATTATGTCTTCTCTCATGAAAAATATGATAAACAATCAATTACTACTATTACTGGAACAATCAGCAAAGTAA
- the dhaK gene encoding dihydroxyacetone kinase subunit DhaK, with protein sequence MKKIINKPETLVMEMCNGMVMAHPELELLKRYKVIKKKEMNENKVTLISGGGSGHEPAHAGLVGKGMLDAAVCGDVFASPSQIQVYQAIKETASKKGTLLIIKNYSGDIMNFKNGAHLATEDGIEVDYVKVDDDIAVEDSLYTVGRRGVAGVILVHKIAGAAAEAGMDLGTVKAVAEKAAANVRTIGLALTSCTVPASGSPTFTLAEDEMEYGVGIHGEPGIKREKMMSADELANRMTNDLMKDLGVKDGEEIALLVNGFGGTPLQELYLFNNAVTRELAARNIKINRVFVGNYMTSIDMAGMSLTVMKLDDELKTLLSKECNTPAFKVDGPVESVEYVNVLEETEEKEVSFEIETAEEHAMIKNNVITLNNMIYLVDKMSDVIIKNEVPFCELDTHAGDGDFGMSVAKGFKQLKREWHSIVDQENVTIGSFLDGCSMIIMEHCGGASGPIWGGAFRAASKAAGEKRELTVKEFAEMLQGALQGIQSIGERSFGRGAVVGDKTLVDALAPCVDSWLNSASNEEDMKTAFEKGAEAAVKGAEYTKEIVARMGRAGTVGERSLGYPDAGAHALGVIFTEIAGSLR encoded by the coding sequence ATGAAAAAGATTATAAACAAACCAGAAACATTAGTAATGGAAATGTGCAACGGAATGGTTATGGCGCACCCAGAGCTTGAGCTTTTGAAAAGATATAAAGTCATTAAGAAGAAAGAAATGAACGAAAATAAAGTAACGTTAATTAGTGGCGGCGGTAGTGGTCATGAGCCAGCGCATGCAGGACTAGTCGGAAAAGGAATGTTAGATGCGGCAGTGTGCGGAGATGTATTCGCTTCGCCTTCACAAATTCAGGTATATCAAGCAATTAAAGAAACAGCGAGTAAAAAAGGTACGTTATTAATTATTAAAAATTACAGCGGCGATATTATGAATTTCAAAAACGGAGCGCATTTAGCGACGGAAGATGGAATTGAAGTCGACTACGTAAAAGTGGACGATGATATTGCGGTAGAAGATAGTCTATATACAGTAGGACGCCGCGGCGTTGCGGGCGTTATTCTCGTTCATAAAATTGCCGGCGCAGCAGCGGAAGCAGGTATGGATTTAGGAACGGTGAAAGCAGTCGCGGAAAAAGCAGCGGCTAACGTGCGCACAATTGGTTTAGCGTTAACGTCTTGTACTGTTCCAGCGAGCGGATCACCTACTTTCACACTTGCGGAAGATGAAATGGAATACGGCGTAGGTATTCACGGTGAACCAGGAATTAAGCGTGAAAAAATGATGTCAGCTGATGAATTAGCCAACCGTATGACAAATGATTTAATGAAGGATTTAGGAGTAAAAGACGGCGAGGAAATCGCACTGCTAGTTAACGGTTTTGGCGGAACACCACTGCAAGAACTTTACTTATTTAACAACGCAGTTACACGAGAATTAGCTGCAAGAAACATTAAAATTAATAGAGTATTCGTTGGTAACTATATGACGAGTATCGATATGGCTGGTATGTCTTTAACAGTAATGAAATTAGATGATGAGTTAAAAACATTATTATCAAAAGAGTGTAATACACCAGCGTTTAAAGTAGATGGACCAGTTGAAAGTGTCGAGTACGTGAATGTGCTTGAAGAGACAGAAGAGAAGGAAGTTTCTTTTGAAATAGAAACAGCGGAAGAGCACGCTATGATTAAAAATAATGTCATTACATTAAACAACATGATTTATCTCGTTGATAAAATGAGCGACGTGATTATTAAAAACGAAGTACCGTTCTGTGAGTTAGATACGCATGCAGGTGATGGTGACTTCGGAATGAGTGTAGCAAAAGGATTTAAGCAATTAAAACGTGAGTGGCATTCGATTGTAGATCAAGAAAACGTAACGATCGGATCATTCCTTGACGGTTGTTCGATGATTATTATGGAACATTGCGGCGGCGCATCTGGTCCAATTTGGGGCGGTGCATTCCGCGCAGCTAGTAAAGCAGCCGGCGAAAAACGTGAGTTAACAGTGAAAGAATTCGCTGAAATGTTGCAAGGAGCACTGCAAGGCATACAATCTATCGGTGAAAGATCATTCGGTAGAGGAGCGGTAGTTGGTGATAAAACACTTGTTGACGCACTTGCTCCATGTGTAGACTCTTGGTTAAATAGCGCTTCAAACGAAGAAGACATGAAAACTGCCTTCGAAAAAGGCGCAGAAGCAGCGGTTAAAGGAGCAGAGTATACGAAAGAAATCGTAGCTCGCATGGGCCGCGCCGGTACAGTTGGCGAAAGAAGTTTAGGCTATCCAGATGCAGGTGCACATGCACTTGGAGTTATCTTTACGGAGATTGCGGGTAGTTTGAGATAA
- a CDS encoding WXG100 family type VII secretion target, translated as MTEIKIKPEELRNKANIFRNAISESNERHNRILGELLNLQMRWIGASSLSFYNDLPRLNKGHESHIQSLTNIENELKRIADKFEKTDNNYISSKLKSMVNTNSNANDHLNFKESGAVVGDPDKDSSAFAQVLKYETDIQLPKNVSTFFGDLTSFDKIGGEAKGALLDAGFKAGDFTIHEQVLRGEAKAQFGGGIGGEAKIAGTFNDIGVDHEYGKLHGKLGDAELGVVAKDGYYGFSAKADLAKVEGEVKVPLPFTDWKVVVGGDAAYGSIGGEAKFGLKNELSVGLGIGLGIKFGVEKG; from the coding sequence ATGACTGAAATTAAAATTAAACCAGAAGAGTTAAGGAATAAAGCGAATATTTTTAGAAACGCGATTTCTGAATCTAATGAGCGACATAATAGGATTCTTGGAGAACTTTTAAATCTTCAAATGAGATGGATAGGTGCTTCTAGTTTATCTTTTTATAATGATTTACCTAGGTTAAATAAGGGTCATGAATCTCATATTCAGTCTTTAACTAATATAGAAAATGAGTTAAAGCGTATTGCTGATAAGTTCGAAAAGACAGACAATAATTATATTTCTTCTAAATTAAAGAGTATGGTTAATACGAATTCTAATGCAAATGATCATTTGAATTTTAAAGAATCTGGTGCAGTAGTTGGGGATCCAGATAAAGATAGTAGTGCTTTTGCTCAAGTGTTAAAGTATGAAACAGATATCCAACTTCCTAAAAATGTTAGTACTTTTTTTGGTGATTTAACATCTTTTGATAAAATTGGCGGAGAGGCAAAAGGTGCATTGTTAGATGCTGGTTTTAAAGCAGGAGATTTTACAATTCATGAACAAGTGCTAAGAGGCGAAGCTAAAGCTCAATTTGGTGGAGGTATAGGTGGAGAAGCTAAGATTGCTGGTACCTTTAATGATATTGGTGTAGATCATGAATATGGGAAATTACACGGTAAACTTGGAGATGCTGAACTTGGTGTTGTAGCTAAAGATGGTTATTATGGTTTTAGTGCAAAAGCTGATTTAGCTAAGGTTGAGGGAGAAGTTAAAGTACCATTACCTTTTACTGATTGGAAAGTAGTTGTCGGTGGAGATGCGGCTTATGGTAGTATAGGTGGAGAGGCTAAATTTGGATTGAAAAATGAATTAAGCGTTGGCCTTGGTATTGGTTTAGGAATAAAGTTTGGCGTAGAGAAAGGTTAA
- a CDS encoding DUF4176 domain-containing protein, whose translation MENIYIPKLPIGNELLPIGSVVFVEEINQSLMIYGRKQQQSDNKLWDYVACPYPHGNLSKEYNVFFNHNQIVHLLFKGFETEDELELRKKLFEL comes from the coding sequence ATGGAAAATATATATATACCAAAATTACCGATTGGAAATGAATTATTACCTATTGGTTCTGTGGTTTTTGTAGAAGAAATTAATCAGTCTCTTATGATTTATGGAAGAAAGCAACAACAATCTGATAATAAATTATGGGATTATGTTGCTTGTCCATATCCTCATGGTAATTTATCAAAAGAATATAATGTATTTTTTAACCATAACCAGATTGTTCATTTATTATTTAAGGGTTTTGAGACAGAGGATGAATTAGAATTAAGAAAAAAATTATTTGAGCTTTAA
- a CDS encoding IS4 family transposase, protein MNPIISNELNLFAQELQYFLSPIVLQDIAKQVGFVQRSSKYQANELIALCVWLSQEIASTSLTQLCSQLEASTGVLMSSEGLNQRFNPAAVAFLREVFTSLLTQKLCSNHSLSAHMISTFNRIRILDATVFQLPDHFATNYQGSGGSSNTAGVKIQLEYDLLSGQFLNVQLGPGKNNDKTYGTICLETVEAGDLCLRDLGYFDLGDLQTIHDKEAYYISRLKLNTRIYIKNSEPEYFNNGTLKKQTEYIQLDMAQMMSGLIPGETIEIPEAYIGQNQKLPARVIFHRLTDDQTQTRLKNQAIREKKKGIVMKEKSKRLMGMNVYITNTSLEGVPTNYVHSLYSLRWQIEILFKTWKSFFEIDECKNIKRERLECHLYGQLIGILLCSSTMFQMRQFLLEKTKQELSEYKAIYMIKDYFPLLFQAIAVGTEEILKILHRLYLLLKKNCRKCHRYKKMTVFDILGIVYKTTVKHRQSA, encoded by the coding sequence ATGAATCCTATCATTTCCAATGAACTGAATCTTTTCGCACAAGAGCTACAATACTTTTTATCTCCAATAGTCCTACAAGATATCGCCAAACAAGTTGGTTTTGTACAGCGATCTAGTAAGTATCAAGCAAACGAACTCATTGCCCTTTGCGTATGGCTCAGTCAAGAAATCGCTAGCACATCGCTTACACAATTGTGCAGTCAGTTAGAAGCCTCAACTGGGGTACTGATGAGCTCAGAAGGATTGAATCAACGCTTTAATCCAGCAGCTGTCGCATTTCTTCGAGAAGTCTTTACTTCTCTTCTCACACAAAAACTCTGTTCAAATCACTCGCTTTCTGCACACATGATCTCTACTTTCAATCGTATCCGTATTTTAGATGCGACAGTGTTTCAACTGCCTGATCATTTCGCCACTAACTATCAAGGTTCAGGCGGGAGTAGTAATACGGCAGGCGTGAAAATCCAATTGGAATATGATTTACTTAGTGGTCAATTTCTTAACGTGCAGCTTGGACCAGGAAAGAATAATGATAAAACATACGGTACCATCTGCCTTGAAACCGTAGAGGCGGGTGATTTGTGTTTACGTGATCTTGGTTACTTCGATTTAGGAGACTTACAAACTATTCATGATAAAGAGGCTTACTATATCTCGCGGTTGAAGCTGAATACACGCATTTATATCAAGAACTCTGAGCCAGAATACTTCAACAACGGCACGTTAAAAAAGCAAACAGAATACATCCAGCTTGATATGGCACAAATGATGTCGGGTCTAATCCCAGGTGAAACGATAGAAATCCCCGAGGCATACATTGGCCAAAATCAGAAGCTTCCAGCACGTGTCATTTTCCATCGTTTAACCGATGATCAAACGCAAACACGCTTGAAAAACCAAGCGATACGTGAAAAGAAAAAAGGCATCGTCATGAAGGAGAAAAGTAAACGTTTAATGGGTATGAATGTATATATCACGAACACGTCTCTAGAAGGAGTACCAACGAACTACGTGCACTCATTGTATTCACTTCGTTGGCAGATTGAAATTTTGTTTAAAACGTGGAAGTCATTTTTTGAAATTGATGAATGTAAAAATATTAAAAGAGAACGCCTAGAGTGCCATTTATATGGACAACTCATCGGCATTCTCCTCTGTTCTTCTACGATGTTTCAGATGCGACAGTTTCTGCTTGAAAAGACAAAGCAGGAGCTGAGTGAATACAAAGCGATTTATATGATTAAAGATTACTTTCCGTTACTGTTTCAAGCGATAGCCGTTGGCACAGAAGAAATTTTAAAGATTCTGCATCGTCTTTATCTGCTGCTCAAAAAGAACTGTCGTAAATGTCATCGGTATAAGAAGATGACCGTCTTTGATATTCTAGGGATTGTGTATAAAACGACGGTGAAGCATAGACAATCTGCCTAG
- a CDS encoding HD-GYP domain-containing protein, protein MIKGIKNIETKEPIKMFLFIPCSTLLFDSIYQHFILRKDFTLQKLLFELVFLFIFMSFFLYSKCLQKMNKQMFTKYIFLGVSISYLLAYDLMFIRNPGASLHIPYLECFLVISAPLFLSMHYLLSVSICMICRFLIAIYYFEINYPISLILLFLTIFVTSFFVFLSLKFLVQKIKASYEKQMKETALSIMRIMELKDQYTKGHSERVANYATILAKETHEYDDNSLKQFHFICLLHDIGKIGIPDEVLKKASSLTEEEYNIIKTHPQLGLEVFKNISLITGSEDIILSHHERWDGKGYPQKLKGNQIPLCARIVAIADAFDAMTSSRAYRSALSPEEAYRRIIEGSGTQFDPSIVEVFKRVFPLWEKMVPNSFR, encoded by the coding sequence ATGATTAAAGGGATTAAAAATATTGAAACGAAAGAACCGATAAAAATGTTTCTATTTATTCCCTGTAGTACTCTTTTGTTTGATAGTATTTATCAACATTTTATTCTTAGAAAGGATTTTACACTACAGAAGCTTTTATTTGAACTCGTATTTTTATTTATTTTTATGTCATTTTTTTTATATAGTAAGTGTTTACAAAAAATGAATAAACAAATGTTTACAAAATATATTTTTCTTGGCGTTAGTATTAGTTATCTTTTGGCATACGATCTTATGTTTATACGTAATCCAGGTGCTTCTTTACATATCCCATATTTAGAGTGTTTCTTAGTAATTTCTGCACCTTTATTTTTAAGTATGCATTATCTTCTATCGGTATCTATTTGTATGATATGTAGATTTTTAATTGCTATTTATTATTTTGAAATTAACTATCCAATATCATTAATATTATTGTTTCTAACAATTTTTGTTACGTCATTTTTTGTATTTCTTTCATTAAAATTTTTAGTACAAAAAATTAAAGCATCCTATGAAAAACAAATGAAAGAAACAGCTTTATCGATAATGAGGATAATGGAATTAAAGGATCAATATACGAAAGGACATAGTGAACGTGTAGCCAATTATGCTACTATTCTTGCTAAAGAAACACATGAATATGATGATAATTCTTTAAAACAATTTCATTTTATTTGTTTATTACATGATATAGGGAAAATAGGTATTCCTGATGAAGTTTTAAAGAAAGCATCTTCTCTTACAGAAGAAGAATATAATATTATTAAGACACACCCACAATTAGGATTAGAAGTTTTTAAAAATATATCTTTAATAACAGGTAGTGAAGACATAATTCTTTCTCATCATGAAAGGTGGGATGGAAAGGGCTATCCTCAAAAACTAAAAGGAAATCAAATACCATTATGCGCAAGAATTGTTGCAATAGCAGATGCATTCGATGCAATGACTTCTTCAAGAGCATATCGTTCGGCTCTATCTCCTGAAGAAG